In Streptomyces sclerotialus, one genomic interval encodes:
- a CDS encoding VOC family protein, producing MALQLVQVNFKAGDDSALGRFWAEALGWGVSSEAPGVTNVEPVGFAWPDPSAVCIDVVTVPDPETVEYHAHIELATTSAAHHAELVARLKELGATPADGGRGDLPWTVLADPEGNEFCVLEPREIYRDTGPIAAVVVDCADPRAMARFWGEAMDWTLHQVTDDRALLRSAKGVGPYLEFRRTPHLNTRHRIHLDLLPQPVDGQAAEVARLEALGATLADVGQGDVSWQVLADPEGHEFCVLGRA from the coding sequence ATGGCGCTGCAACTTGTTCAGGTGAATTTCAAAGCCGGCGACGACTCGGCGCTGGGCCGGTTCTGGGCGGAGGCGCTCGGCTGGGGCGTCTCCAGCGAGGCACCCGGTGTGACCAACGTCGAGCCCGTGGGTTTCGCGTGGCCGGACCCCTCCGCCGTCTGCATCGATGTCGTCACCGTCCCGGACCCCGAAACGGTGGAGTACCACGCGCACATCGAACTCGCCACCACTTCCGCGGCCCATCACGCGGAGTTGGTCGCGCGCCTGAAGGAGCTCGGCGCTACGCCCGCCGACGGGGGCCGAGGCGACCTTCCGTGGACGGTGCTGGCCGACCCGGAGGGCAACGAGTTCTGCGTCCTGGAGCCTCGGGAGATCTACCGGGACACCGGACCGATCGCCGCGGTGGTCGTCGACTGCGCGGACCCGAGGGCCATGGCCCGGTTCTGGGGCGAGGCGATGGACTGGACGCTGCACCAGGTGACCGACGACCGTGCGCTGCTGCGCTCCGCCAAGGGCGTCGGCCCATATCTGGAGTTCCGCCGCACGCCCCACCTGAACACCCGGCACCGTATCCATCTCGACCTGCTGCCCCAGCCCGTTGACGGTCAGGCGGCGGAGGTGGCCCGGCTTGAAGCCCTCGGCGCGACGCTCGCCGACGTAGGTCAGGGCGACGTCTCGTGGCAGGTCCTGGCCGACCCGGAGGGCCACGAGTTCTGCGTCCTCGGCCGGGCCTGA